CGGCACGCGGAGGAGGCGGTTGAGGGCGTTGCGCAGGGTGGCCGCCACGGCGGTGGCGCTCCAGACGAGGCCGACGATGGCCAGGGCGCCGAACGTGCCCCGCAGGCGGACGGTCTCGGCGACGTTGCGGTCAACGAACTCTGCGGTGGCGGGCGGCAGGTAGTGGGAGAGGGTCTCGGCGATAGCCCGACGCACGTCGATCTCGTTGACCACCAGGCCGGCGGCGGCCACGATGGCCAGCAGCAGCGGGAAGATGGAAAAGAGCGCCGAGTAGGCGATGGCGGCGGCCAGCTCAAACGCCCCGTCCTGCAGGAACCGTTTGTAGGCCTCCGTGACCACCCAGAGCGGCCGGATGCGGGGAAGAGCCGGCGACCGGCTCAGCGAGAGGCGCACGGTCTGCCCATTGTATCAAAGGGCGGCCGGCTTGCGCGCGCGCAGCGTGATGCTGAAAACCTCGCCGCTACCGCGGGCCAGCACCTCCACCGCGGTGAACCCGGCGCGGCGGATGCGCTCCAGGTAGGCTTCCTCGACCTCGGCCCCGTCCACGCAGGCAGCCCACCGCTTCGGGTCCACGGGCGAGCCTGAGGGGCGGGGACGCTGGCGGACCAGGTCGGCCACGACCATTCGGCCCCCCGGCCTCAGGACGCGGAAGGCCTCACGGAACGCCCGCTCCTTGTCCGGCACCAGGTTGAGCACACAGTTGCTGATGACCACATCCACGCTGGCCTCGGGCAGGGGCAGCGCTTCGATCTCGCCCAGGCGGAACTCCACCTGAGGATATCCCAGGCGCGCCGCGTCGGCGCGGGCGCGCCAGACCATCTCCGGAGTCATGTCCACGCCGATAACCCGTCCTCGCGGACCGACCCGCTCGGCTGCGCGCAAGGCGTCAAGACCACGTCCGGAGCCCAGGTCGAGGACCACCTCGCCCGGCCCCAGGTCCGCGGCCTCCACCGGCGAGCCGCATCCCAGCGAGGGGATGCCGGCGAGGTGGGCTTCCTCGGCCAGGAAGGGGTAGCGGCTGTCGACCAGGTCGGCGTCGCGACTGTCGGCGGAGGTGCTGCAGCACTCCTCCACCAGGGTGCCGCAGCAGCCCCGCTCTGCCGCTTTTGCGTAGTAGTCACGCACCACCAGCTTGATGGCGATCTCCTCCACGGACGTTCCTCCTCGTCATTGAAACTCAGAGTCCGCTCTCCTCCGCCCGCAACGTCGCTG
The genomic region above belongs to Armatimonadota bacterium and contains:
- a CDS encoding methyltransferase domain-containing protein, with the protein product MEEIAIKLVVRDYYAKAAERGCCGTLVEECCSTSADSRDADLVDSRYPFLAEEAHLAGIPSLGCGSPVEAADLGPGEVVLDLGSGRGLDALRAAERVGPRGRVIGVDMTPEMVWRARADAARLGYPQVEFRLGEIEALPLPEASVDVVISNCVLNLVPDKERAFREAFRVLRPGGRMVVADLVRQRPRPSGSPVDPKRWAACVDGAEVEEAYLERIRRAGFTAVEVLARGSGEVFSITLRARKPAAL